From a single Nicotiana tomentosiformis chromosome 2, ASM39032v3, whole genome shotgun sequence genomic region:
- the LOC138904512 gene encoding uncharacterized protein, with protein sequence MSVTNYEARFSELSRQALMILPTDVERVQRFTVGLHTGIQATMAREVEMGTSYELVVEIGQRTEGVRQHSREQELPRLEWKGLSVSASNQVISFLKARRMVEKGCLAYLAYVWDTTAETPVIDSMPVVREFSDVFSSDLPGMPPDRGSREAHESGASDIAGTKTLC encoded by the exons atgtcagtgaccaattatgaggcgaggttctctgagttgtctcgccaagcacttatgatactccctactgatgtGGAGAGAGTACAAAGATTTACTGTAGGTTTGCacactggtattcaggccactatggcccgagaggttgagatggggacttcttatgagttggttgtAGAAATAGGCCAGAGGactgagggtgtgcgtcagcatagcagagagcag GAGttacctaggttggagtggaagggtttgtctgTTAGCGCATCTAATCAGGTTATTTCCTTTTTGAAGGCTCGgcgcatggtcgagaagggttgtttggcttatctagcctatgtttgggacactactgcagagactccggtgaTTGATTCAATGcctgtagtccgggagttctctgatgtattttcttcagatcttccaggaatgccaccagatc GAGGATCACGAGAAGCacatgagagtggtgcttcagacattgcgggaacaaaaactctatgctaa